In Aricia agestis chromosome 14, ilAriAges1.1, whole genome shotgun sequence, one genomic interval encodes:
- the LOC121733695 gene encoding uncharacterized protein LOC121733695, producing the protein MFRHQRSVNSVAAMLSILLLACVVASAFSADITDNKGPEIVGDYQLVYVWPKTTQAIPNCYKTSYSYRGFEGHRVTCDCKRNNPNLALLWQNTKWVGKAILFDIVGSFDEAKAALSDSCTCEPFNFNRVQAQMLSDNLLLEYEQEEILRHYIFAKTIPTEAEIREAITSIKDLKYEDGMSVCK; encoded by the coding sequence ATGTTCCGGCATCAGAGGTCTGTCAACTCGGTTGCCGCCATGCTGTCCATACTCCTGCTCGCCTGCGTCGTCGCGTCCGCGTTCAGCGCCGACATCACCGACAACAAGGGACCAGAAATCGTCGGCGATTACCAGCTGGTGTACGTCTGGCCGAAGACGACCCAAGCGATTCCCAACTGCTACAAAACCTCCTACTCGTACAGAGGCTTCGAAGGTCACCGAGTAACCTGCGACTGCAAAAGAAATAACCCCAACTTGGCCCTACTCTGGCAAAACACCAAGTGGGTGGGCAAAGCGATCCTTTTCGACATCGTCGGCAGCTTTGACGAGGCCAAGGCCGCTCTGAGCGACAGCTGCACCTGCGAACCCTTCAACTTCAACCGTGTCCAGGCTCAGATGCTCTCCGACAATCTGCTGCTGGAGTACGAGCAGGAGGAGATCCTGAGGCACTACATCTTCGCGAAGACGATCCCCACTGAGGCGGAGATACGCGAAGCCATTACCTCTATAAAGGACCTGAAGTACGAAGATGGGATGTCGGTGTGCAAATAA